AGCCAGTTCATGCTTGTTGCATCTGTTGGGGTGCTGCCAGTAGTTTGAGCTGAGCCAGGCTCAAAGAGTTTTTCGCATACGTGCGTTGCTCAGGGCAATGCCACGTACGACGGGGATTTGCCGGCGCTGTAGCTCAAAGCCGAAATGTGCGAAGAAAGCCTGGGCATTGAGACTGGCATCGGCGGTCAGTTCAGGCAGGCCGGTTTGCCGTGCTGCTAGTTCGATATGTGCAAGCAGCAATCGGCCCACGCCTTGGCGCGCGTATTGCGGAGCTACAAAAAAGTGATCGATATAGCCATTGGCCTGCAGATCTGCATAACCCATGGGTAAATCATCGGCGCAGACGGCGACAAAAGGCTTGAGTGCCTGGATGCGCTGGCGCCACTCCATCCAGTCGGGACGTTGTGGCGCCCAGGCGTCAAGCTGCGCCTGGTTGTAGTGAGTCACTGCCAGTTGATGAACAGCATCGTGAAACACCTGCCATAGCGCGATTTCATCGCCGGGACGATAGCTGCGTACATGCATGGGTTGGCAGATTGATTGAGTTTGGCAAAAATGGTTTGCAGCAGAGGCATGACATCGGTGCAGCACGCAAGGGCGGCTGTGGAAGCACTTCTTCATCTGCATGCAACCCGCTGTTTTGATGAATTTTCTGTCATCAACTGAAGGTGAACGGTGGTCTAAAGTCTGTGAAATGCTCAGGTTTTTATAGCGGAAAAAATAACGTCAACCTCTAGAATGATCCGCCCATGCCCTTGATATACCTCATCCTCCTACCTTTTGCAGGCAGCCTTCTGGCTGCTTTATTGCCGGCGAATGCGCGCAATACTGAATCAACACTCGCGGGTGTCATTGCGCTGATATGCGCAATTCAGGTAGGGATGCTGTTCCCGGAAATGGCCGACGGAGCGGTGCTCAGGCAGGAGATTTCCTGGCTGCCGGCGCTGGGGCTGAATCTGGTGATCCGCATGGATGGGTTCGCCTGGTTGTTCTCCATGCTGGTCTTCGGCATTGGTGCGCTGGTGGTGCTTTACGCGCGTTACTACATGTCGCCCACTGATCCTGTACCGCGCTTTTTCTCGTTTTTTCTGGCCTTTATGGGGGCCATGGCAGGGGTGGTGCTCTCGGGAAACATCATTCAGCTGGTATTTTTCTGGGAACTGACCAGTCTTTTCTCGTTTCTGCTGATCGGCTACTGGTATCACCGCAAGGATGCGCGCCGGGGCGCACGCATGGCTTTGACGGTCACGGGCACGGGCGGGCTGGCCATGCTGGTGGGCATGCTGGTGCTGGGTCATATCGTGGGCAGCTATGACCTCGATAATGTTCTGGCGGCTGGGCAGCAGATTCGCGATAGCCACCTTTATCTGTTGGCATTGGTGCTGATTTTGCTTGGAGCGCTCACCAAAAGTGCTCAATTCCCATTTCAGTTCTGGTTGCCAAACGCCATGGCGGCTCCCACGCCCGTGTCCGCCTATCTGCACTCGGCCACCATGGTCAAGGCCGGCGTGTTTCTGCTGGCACGGCTGTGGCCGGTGCTGGCGGACACCGATGCATGGTTCTGGTTGGTCGGTGGGGCCGGCGCCATGACGCTGCTGATTGGCGGCTATTGCGCGATGTTCCAGCATGACCTCAAGGGTTTGCTCGCGTATTCGACGATTTCACACCTGGGTCTGATTACCTTGCTGCTGGGCCTGAACAGCAAGCTGGCCGCTGTGGCGGCGGTGTTTCATATCATGAACCATGCGACCTTCAAGGCTTCGCTGTTCATGGCTGCAGGCATCGTGGACCATGAAAGCGGCACGCGTGACATCAGGCGTCTGTCGGGTCTGCGTTTCATGATGCCGATCACTGCCACGCTGGCCTGTGTGGCCAGTGCCGCCATGGCCGGTGTGCCGCTGCTCAACGGCTTCATCTCCAAGGAAATGTTCTTTGCCGAGACCGTCTATCTGGATGCAGCGCCCTGGGTCAAGACCGTGCTTCCCGTGGTTGCGACCGTGGCGGGCATGTTCAGCGTGGCCTATTCGCTGCGCTTTACGTTCGATGTCTTTTTTGGGCCCCAGGCAAATGATCTCCCTCACGAGCCGCACGAGCCGCCGCACTGGATGCGTGTGCCGGTGGAGCTACTCGTGCTGGCCTGCCTGATCGTCGGCATCTTCCCGGCCTGGGCGGTGGGCGGTTTTCTGGCTGTTGCTGCAACTCCGGTCGTAGGCGGTGACTTGCCCCAGTACAGCCTGGCCATCTGGCATGGCTGGAATATGCCGCTCATCATGAGCCTGGTGGCACTGGCCGGCGGTATAGTGCTCTACACCATGCTGCGCTGGCAGCGCACGGTCGGACACTTTGATACGACGCCCGTGCTGGGCCGTGTCAGCGGTCGCAGGATTTTTGAAAATCTGCTGGCTCGCATCACCTGGCTGGGCCGGGCGGGACGCCGCAATCTGTCCACGCGCCGCCTGCAGTGGCAGATGCTGTGGCTGGTCTGCGTTGCTCTGGTCGCAGCGGCCCTGCCGCTCTGGCTATGGGGCATGAAACTGGGTGACCGCGGCACTTTGCCGGTGTCTTCGGCTTTTGTGCTGCTCTGGGCGATTGGCTGCCTGTGTGCGCTAGGCACGGCCTGGAAAGCCAAATACCACCGGATGACCGCATTGATCATGCTCGGCGGGACGGGGCTGTGCACGGTGCTGACCTTCCTCTGGTTCTCGGCGCCCGATCTGGCGCTGACCCAGCTGGTGGTGGAAGTCGCCACCACGGTGCTGATCCTGCTGGGGCTGCGCTGGCTGCCCAAGCGGGACAAGAACATGCGTACCGCCGATAGTGCCGATGCGCGGGCCAAGGCACGCCGCCTGCGCGATCTGGTGCTGTCGCTGATTGCCGGTGGCGGCATGGCCTGGCTGGCCTTTGCCATGATGAGCCGGCCCTTCTACGAAAGCACCTCCACCTTCTTCCTCGAGAACGCGCTGGGGGGCGGCGGCGGCACCAATGTGGTGAATGTGACGCTGGTCGACTTCCGTGGCTTCGACACTTTCGGCGAGATTGTGGTGCTGGGCATCGTGGCCGTCGTCATCTATGCGCTGCTGCGCCGCTTCCGCCCGGCGCGCGAGGCCATGGACATCCCGGAGCAGCAGCGCTATGTGCCCGGCGATTTGCAGACCGACCTGCTCAACCCGCGCAATGCCAGCGATACGGCCGTGGGCTACCTCATGGTGCCCGCCGTGCTGGTGCGGCTGCTGCTGCCGTTCGCGACGCTGGTGGCTGCCTATATCTTTGTGCGCGGCCACAACCAGCCGGGTGGCGGTTTCGTGGCCGGGCTGGTGTTCTCGGTTGCCTTGCTGATGCAGTACATCATCTCGGGCACACATTGGGTGGAGGCGCATCTGCCGCTGTATCCGCGCCGCTGGATTGCTGCGGGCCTGCTGTTTGCGCTGGGCACGGGCCTGGGCTCGGTGGCCGTGGGCTACCCCTTCCTGACCAGTCACAGCTTTGACTTTTCGCTGCCCCTGGTGGGACATGTGCATTTCGCCAGCGCCACCTTCTTCGATATCGGCGTGTTCGCGCTGGTGGTGGGCTCCACCATGCTGATCTTGACGGCGATTGCCCACCAATCGGTACGCGGACACCGCTTCCACGCGCGCTTGCTGGAAGAGCAGGAACAAGAGGCCAAGAAGGCCGAGGCCGAGGTGCAGGCCGCCACGGCCGCGGCACTGGCAAGGGGAGGTATGTAATGGAAATCGTTCTGGCCATTGCCATCGGTGTGCTCACCGGCTCGGGCGTCTGGCTGCTGCTGCGCCCGCGTAGCTACCAGGTCATCATGGGGCTGGCGCTGCTGTCCTATGCCGTCAACCTGTTCATCTTCTCGATGGGGCGTCAGGGCCTGTCGATCAACAAGGTGCCGGTTCTGCAAAACGGCGTGCCCACTGATTTGTCGCATTACGCCGACCCCATGCCGCAGGCGCTGGTGCTGACCGCCATCGTCATCGGCTTTGCCATGACGGCGCTGTTCCTAGTCGTGCTGCTGGCATCGCGCGGCGCTTCCGGAAACGACCATGTGGATGGCGCGCACTCGCGAACCGAACAGGAAATGCTATGAGCGAGTGGATTGAGCGTCTGATGCCGCACCTGATGCTGGCCCCCATCATGCTGCCCATGCTGACGGCAGCGCTGATGCTGTTCTTGCGCGAGGAGCGCCAGCGCCTGAAGCTGGGCATGAACATCCTGTCCACCACGATCAGTCTGGTGATTGTGGTCATGCTGCTGAGCTGGACCAACCAGGCGGGCTCGGCTGTCACCATGTCGGTCTATATGCCCGGCAACTGGCCTGCGCCCTTTGGCATCGCGCTGGCGCTGGACCGGCTCACCGCCCTGATGCTGCTGGTCACCTATGTGGTGGCACTGGCCGCACTGGTATTTTCTGCGGCGCGCTGGCACAAGGCCGGTGTGCACTTCCACCCCTTGTTCCAGCTGCAGCTGATGGGGCTCAGCGGTGCTTTCATCACGGCGGACCTGTTCAATCTGTTCGTGTTCTTCGAGATCATGCTGGCAGCCTCTTACGGTCTGCTGCTGCATGGCTCCGGCAGCACGCGCATTCAGGCCGGTCTTCACTATATCGCCATCAATCTGGCAGCGTCTTCGCTGTTCCTGATCGGCGTGTCCATGCTCTATGGCATCACCGGAACGCTTAATATGGCCGATCTGGCCCGGGCCATTCCGCTGGTGCAGGACGCCGACCGCGGCCTGCTGCATGCGGCAGCGGGTGTGCTGGGAACGGCATTTTTGATCAAGGCGGCGCTGTGGCCGCTGAACTTCTGGCTGGTGCCTGGCTACAGCGCGGCGACTGCGCCCGTGGGAGCCTTGTTTGCGCTCATGACCAAGGTGGGGGTCTATGTCATCTTGCGCCTGTGGACCTTGCTGTTCAGCTCGGAAGCCGGGGCATCGGCCCTGTTTGGCAGTACCTGGCTGATCGTGGGCGGCATGCTGACCATGGCCTTTGGTGCGATAGGCATGCTGGGCTCGCAACGGTTGACCCATCTGGCTGGCTTTGCTGCCATTCTTTCGTCCGGCACCCTGCTGGCAGCGACGGGCTTTGGCCAGAACCTGCTGACCGCCGGCCTGCTGTATTACCTGCCAGGCTCCACGCTGGCCGTGGCGGCTCTGTTCCTGATTGCCGATGTGGTGGACCGCTGGCGCGTGGATGATGACGCGGGCGAGCCCTATGAGGACGATGAAGCACCATTCCTCAATGCAGAGCTGTTGCCTACCGAGGGCTTCAACCTCGACGACGAGGAAGAGCTCATGATCGGCCGGGCCTTCCCGGCGGCAGCGGCTTTTCTGGGTCTGAGCTTCATGGCCTGCACCTTGCTGATCTCGGGCCTGCCGCCTCTGTCCGGCTTTCTCGGCAAATTCGCCATGCTGACCAGCCTGCTCAATCCGCTGGGCATGGGGACATCCAGTGGTGTGAAGGCCGGTCCGCTGGGCTGGAGCATGGTGGCCCTGCTCATCATCACCGGTCTGATGGCGTTGGTGGCACTCACGCGCGCCGGCATCCGGCATTTCTGGGCCAATCCGGAGCAGAGCGCGCCGTCACTCAAGGTGGCGGAAGGCCTGCCCATCGTTGCACTGCTGCTGTGCTGTGTGGTGTTGACGGTCAAGGCCGATGATGTGATGCGCTATACCCAGCGAGCGGCCAATGCCCTGCACTCGCCCGATGTCTATGTGCGTACCGTCTTGGGTCTTGCTCCGGTACCTGCTCCCAAGGAGAAGAAGGCTCAGGAGGCTGCAGGGCCCGAGGCTGCGGCACGCGCTGCAGCACTGGAAATGCAGGCAGAGCCCGTCCCCGGTATCGGCGATGAAAGCGAAGCTGCACAGGATGCCGCTACCCAGACCGCAGCCTCGGCTCAGAAAGAGGAGGGCCGCCCATGAAGAACATCATGAAATCCATCTTCCCGGCACCGCTGCTGTCGGTAGCTCTGCTGGTGCTGTGGCTGCTGCTCAACCGCTCGGTCAGTGCTGGCCAGATCTTGCTGGGCCTGATCCTGGGCCTTCTGATTCCCGTGCTGCTGCGCGGCCTGCGCCCCTTGCCGGTGCGGGTCAGCCGTCCGCTGAGCATTCTCAAGCTGGCCTTTCGTGTGGTCTGCGACACCTCGGTTTCCAACTTCAATGTGGTGCGTTTTTTGCTGCTGCCGCGCATGCGCAAGCACCCGGCGGCCTTTGTCCATATTCCGCTCGAGCTGCGTGATCCCAATGGGCTGGCAGTACTGGCCATGATCGTCTGCCTGACGCCCGGCACTTCCTGGGCCGAAATCTCGCGCGACCGCTCCATGCTGCTGCTGCATGCGCTGGAGGTGGAGGATGCCAAGCAGATGGCCGACTTTGTGAAGTCCCGCTACGAGAGCCTGCTGATGGAGATTTTTGAATGAACCCCTGGTTTTATTGGGTGCTGATGGCATCTCTGGTCATGCTGCTGGCGGCCATGGGCTGCTCGGTGCTGCGCCTGCTCAAGGGGCCGCATGCGCAAGATCGCGTGCTGGCGCTGGACTGCATGTATCTCAACGGCATGCTGGCCATGCTGGTCATGGGCATTCTGTACGACAGCACCAACTATTTCGAGGCAGCCTTGCTGGTGGCTCTGTTCGGCTGCGTCGGCTCCACGGCCATGGCCAAGTTCCTGTTGCGCGGCGAGGTGATCGAATGAGTACCGAGGTCATTGGCGTGGATCTACCGCTGTGGGCCCAGATCCTGGTGGCGGCCCTGGTCTTCGGTGGCTCGCTGATTGCTCTCATGGGCTCCGTAGGACTGCTGCGGCTCAAAAGCTATTTCGAGCGCGTGCATGCGCCCTCCATCATCGCTACCATGGGCTGCTGGCTCATCATGCATGCCACCTGGATCTACTTTTCCGTCAGCGGCCAGGGCTTCGTCATGCATTCGGTGCTGATTGCCATCTTCATTGCCGTGACCGTGCCCATCACCACCATCTTCCTCATGCGCGCAGCGCTGTTTCGCTCGCGCCGGGCAGGAGAGAGCGTACCGCCCACGCTCAGCAATCTGGTGCGCAACGAACCCCTGGACGAAGAAGAGGCCGCCGAGGCCGACGAAAAGCCTGCGGCGCATAAAGCCTGAAATCCTGCCGCCCAAGGCTTTCAGGGCCACCGTCTTGCGCTAGATTGGCAGCCATGCTCAATATTTTCGCCATCTGCATCGGTGCCTGCCTGGGCGCCCTGTCGCGCTGGGGGCTGGGACTGTGGCTGAGTGCCGGAGCCAGCATGCCCTGGGGCACTCTTGTCGCCAATCTGATCGGCGGTTATCTGATCGGCGTCTTCATCGCGCTGTTTCAGGCCATGCCCCAGCTGGATCCGGTCTGGAAACTGGCCATCATCACCGGCTTTCTCGGTGCCCTGACCACGTTTTCCAGCTACTCGGCCGAGGTCATCGGCCTGCTGCAGCAGCAGCGCCTGGGCGCAGCCCTGGGCTGGGCCTGTGTGCATCTGGTCGGCTCTCTGTTCATGACCTACATGGGTATGCTCAGCTGGAGCATCGGGTTCAGCCGTTAAGCTGGCAGACCATTTGCCACTATTGCGGCAAACTGCTTCAGCGTTTAGAGGCGAAATACTCTCCAGGGCTATAGCTTTGTGAGCGTATAGTGCAAGCATCATCTGCACTACAGGTGCATTTGAGCTTGAAGTACTTGACGGATGGGTGGTCAGCGCTACGAAATCTTTAGGGATGGCTGTAGTCCGTGCTACTCAGCATTCTAAGAACCGAGGGTCCATGCAAATTTCTTCACCCCTGTCCGATACCGATCTGGCCAATGCCTGGGCCGAGTTGCACAACCAGGCCCATAACGGCAAAGAGCTGGAACCTCAGTCCAACCGCCTTGCATTCGCCGATCCGGAGTTCATGTTCCGCCGCGAAACCCGTGGCATCCGCATGCAGCTGGAAATGCTCAAGCCAGATCTGACCCAGATCGAGCGCGGCATCGAGCACACTGTGGTTGTCTACGGCAGCGCGCGCTTTGTCGATATGGAGCAGGCGCGTCAGCAGCTTGCAGAAGCCAAGGCCAGCGGCGATACCCAGCGCATGGCGCTGGCCGAACGCGGCATGCGCAATGCCGAGCGCTATGAGGCGGCACGCGCCTTTGCGCGCATCGTGGCGACCGAAGGCATGAAGCAGGCGCCCAGCGAGCGCTTCTACATCTGCACGGGCGGTGGTCCCGGCATCATGGAGGCGGCCAACCGCGGCGCGCATGATGCGGGTGCTCCCAATGTGGGGCTGAACATCTATCTGCCGCATGAGCAGCATGGCAACCCCTACATCACGCCGGGGCTGAGCTTCAAGTTCCACTACTTTGCACTGCGCAAAATGCATTTCATGATGCGCGCCAAGGCGCTGGTGGCCTTCCCTGGCGGCTTCGGCACCATGGACGAGCTGTTTGAGGTGCTGACGCTGGTGCAGACCCACAAGAGCAAGCCCGTGCCCGTGATCCTGTTCGGCACGGAGTTCTGGAAGCGGGTGCTGAACTTCGATGTGCTGGTGGAAGAGGGCACCATTTCCGCCAAGGATCTGAACCTGTTCCGCTACACCGACGATCCAGCCGAGGCCTGGTCCTTCATCCAGCAGTTCTACCAGACCGGCTGGAACAACGGATAAGCGCTCGCGTTCAACCCAAGCCGCCAGAAGATCTTCCTCTGGCGGCTTTTTTGCGTATCAGCGCATGGCAGCTAGCTTCGAAGGAGCCAGCGCTTGGGCTATGTTTGGCTTAAAGGCCATGCAGCGATTGCTCGGCCAGTTGCTGGGCACGCGCGATCGAAATGCCTTCATGCTGATCGATGACCAGCGCATCGCCTTCCTCATCGCCGCGGTGCAGCACCACGCGCGGGCGTGTGCCGTCGGCCTGGATATGCACATCGGCCGGGCGTGATTTCTGCGTGGGGTAGACGGCAATCAGATTGGACAGCCAGCCAAAGAAAATCGGGTCTTCGGGAGGCTTGTCGAAGGAGTCCAGATGGCGCTGAAAACTGGCTTCGCTGGCCGATACCCAGATGCCCCAGAGAAAGGGCTCGTCCAGGCCATGGATCGGCACTTCCAGAATGGCGCGCACATAGTATTGGGTGCCTTCGGGGTGGGCGATGACGCAGAGCTCGTCGGTCAGCTCGGCCCATGCCTCGCGTTCTTGCTCGCTCAGGCGTCGGTAGGGTGCAGGGGCATCGAAAGCAAAGCTTGGCGATCCTTCGTGAATCTGATCGCATTTGCTGCATTGGTAGGCAAAGATGGCGGCCATGGTGTAAAGAGTTCAGCGTTTGCGAAATACCAGCGTACGGTTATTGGCCGGCATGGCCTGGTCGAGCTGCAGCTCCATGCCGTGCTCTGAGGCCAGCGCCACGATGGCTTCAAAGTCGCGCAGGCCGCTGCGCGCGTCACGCTGGCGCAGCCAGGCGTCGAAGGCGCGGTTGCTGTCGCTGGTGAAGTGGCCGCCGTAGTTGAACGGACCGTAGATGGCAAACACGCCGCCTTCGGGCAAGTGCGAGCCCACCAGATCAAACATGCGCTGCACCAGCGGCCAGGCCACGATATGGCAGGTGTTGCTGGTAAAGACGGCATCAAAGCCTGATGGATCCGTGGTTGCGGGCCAGGCATCGGTCGCCAGGTCGAACTCCAGCGGAGCACGCAGATTGGGTGCTCCATGGGCGGCGTGCCAGGCCTGGATGCCTGCATGACTGTCGGCCAGGTCGCTGCTCTGCCAGACCAGCTGAGGCAGGCGTGGAGCGAAGTACACGCTGTGCTGCCCGGTACCGGAGCCTATCTCCAGCACATGCCGGCTGTGCTGAAGAGCGGGCCTCAGCACCTCGAAAATAGCGGCCTGATTGTTTTCGCAGGCCTGGGAAAAAGGCAGTTGCGGGGCTGTCGATGGAAGGTTCGGGGTCATAGGGAACTTGGCGGCAGACACGGGAAATCGTGCGGACATCTTCCACTGAAACGGCAAGTCCACGCAGCGCGACGGCCTTCAGTGCCTGAGGCGCAGCCTGATCTCGGGCCGCACGTTCAGGCCGCCGATTTTCCAGCTGTATGCGCCCAGGCCCAGCGTGGGCGTGGAGCTGGCGTTTTGCGAGAGCACCTCGGCATTGCCGGGCAGACTGACCTTCAGGCTGCCATTCATGGTGATGCCCAGTTGCGCGAAGTCTCTCTTTTCCTTGTCCTTGAGCGGTTTGGCCGCAATCGTCATCACGCCATTCCTGTCGGTCTGCACGGTGAACATGTCCAGCAATCGCAGACCTTCACCGGGCTTTCGCTGGCCGGCAATCTCCAGCGCATAGCGCGCATTGCCTTTGTAGACGGCTTTCCTGACCTCGGGTTCGCGGCTCAGTTGCTGCGCTTGCGCCGCCAGCTCCTGGTGCTCTTTCTCGCTCAGCACACCTTGTTTTCTGAGCTTCATCACGGCCAGGGCATTCACCACCGTGCCGTCAAAGCGGTAGCTGTAGCTGCCATCGGCCTGCACTTCCACGCTGGCGGAGAAGCGCTCTGGTACCAGGCAGGCGGTCAGCAAGGCGACGAGGGCTGTGGTCGTCAACAGCGCAAAAAGCTTGTGCATGAGGACTCCTTTTGAGTGGCATTGCAGTGGCCCGAGGTGCAGAGGTCCGAGTCATCGTAGAGCAAACAGGGCATGCGCCAATAGGGGCTGCTATCAAGCTTGCGTGGAGTCTTGCCGGAAGATTATTCAAAAAGAGTAGCCGCAAGCGATTTCTACATAAGGGATATAGACCTTTTGACTTTGATTTCGGCGGGTCGAGCGATCGTTCACTTGGATTTTGATTCGGCTTTGAGCTGGCTGATGGCTTCCTGAAAGCCCTGTAGATACTTGGTGCGCGTCTGCTCGGCCAGGCTAGGCCACTGTGCGGCTGGCAGGCTCAGCGATTCCATCGTCAGCCTGGCGGCCAGTTGCGGGTCCCGCGAGGCCAGCACCGCCTGCATACCGTGCAGATTGATCCAGTGCGGGTCGTAGGCGTGGGGTGTGCGGCGATCCCAGTCCACAACCTTGGCAATCAACTCCTGGGCCTTGTCCAGATCCTGAAACAGATGGCGGTTGATGGGGGCTCCATAACTCTGATTCATCACATCGACCGCTTGTCTGGCAGTGACGTCGGCACAGCGATTGGCGTCAAAGCGGGCACGCAGCTGGCCGGCGTAGAACCAGAAGGCAGCCTCGTCCCGCAGACCTGCCTTGAACAGTGTTTGCGACAGCACATAGAACACGGGCGGTTGAAAGCGCTCGGGCGCGGCGCGTACGCGCTCGAGCACGGCTTGCTGCTGCTGAGGCGTACCCTGCGACAGCAAGCGAAGAGCCTCCTGCCCCAGTCTGGTGTCGATCTGCGCATAGACTCCCTGGGGGACCAGTACCTGAGTCGCAGGGGAGGGCAGCGGTTTGGGCGCAGCCGATGGCTGCTGAGTCTGTGCGGAAGCAAAGCCCGAGAGCGCCACCAGCGCACCGATCACCATCTTTGCTGCGACATGGCTCATGCTGAACTCCTTGTGCTTGCGATGCAAATCATTCTGGACGGCGTCAGACAAATACCCACTCTGTCGCATATCTTAATTAGCATGCTTGGTATCTGTGTCTCGTATTTACCAAGAAGCCCTGATTTCGATGAAGACTAGACATTGAGTTGCCGTGAACCCCGAAAGCTTTGCTTGCTGATGGCAGCGGTGTGCCCAATGTGGGCTTAGCCAGCACATCTGCTTTGTCGTCGGTGCTGCGCCGATGGCCGAGAGCGGATGCCGCCTCGCTGCCGAGCCGACAGACTGTCAAAACCGGCAGGCTCAGTCCCGGGCGTTGAATGCCCGGTGATAACTCACCTCGCCTTGCGGCGGCAGGCCTTTGAAAGTCAGTGCCTGAAAGTACTCGGCAGGCACTCCGGGTAGCACTAGGCCCGGCACCGTCCGGAAACCAAAGCGCCGGTAGTAGTCCGGATCGCCAAGCAGCACGCATCCCTGCGCAGACTGCGCTTGCAGAGCGCTGATGGCCGCCTGCATGAGTGCGCCGCCAATACCCTGCCGCTGTCTTTGGGGAGTGACGGAGATGGGCCCCAGGCCAAACCAGTGCTGGCTGCCGTCGCTGATGTGGACGGGAGAGATGGCGACATGCCCGACGATTTGCCCGTCAATCTCTGCGACCAGGGACAGGGCAAGCGCCCCGGCTGCGCGCAACTCACGCACGATGAATTGCTCGGTGTGAGCGGTATGCGGTGCGTCCTTGAAGGCCTGGATCGTCACCTGCTCGATGGCCTTGGCATCGGTGGGCAGTTCTGCTCGAATATGCATGGGTTGGATTGGGTTTTCGAAAAATCCTGGAAAAAGGCCAGTTCGGCCCATCAGCCTATTGCAACTGCTTTCTCGAAGCTGCGGAACAAAAAAACCGCCCGAAGGCGGTTCTTTATGGCGGGGCCTGTTGGGTGATTACACACCGGCCACTTCAATGCCCTTGAATTCCCCGGTCGCAATCTTTTCCTTCCAGATGGCGGGGCCGGTGATATGGGCGCTGGTGCCACCGGCATCCACGGCCACCGTGACAGGCATATCGACCACGTCGAATTCATAGATGGCTTCCATGCCCAGGTCTTCAAAGCCCACCACCTTGGCTTGCTTGATGGCCTTGGAAACTAGGTAGGCGGCGCCGCCCACGGCCATCAGGTAGGCACTCTTGTGCTTCTTGATGGCCTCGATGGCGACAGGGCCGCGCTCGGACTTGCCGATCATCGAGATCAGGCCGGTCTGCGACAGCATCA
This region of Comamonas thiooxydans genomic DNA includes:
- a CDS encoding Na+/H+ antiporter subunit E, translating into MKNIMKSIFPAPLLSVALLVLWLLLNRSVSAGQILLGLILGLLIPVLLRGLRPLPVRVSRPLSILKLAFRVVCDTSVSNFNVVRFLLLPRMRKHPAAFVHIPLELRDPNGLAVLAMIVCLTPGTSWAEISRDRSMLLLHALEVEDAKQMADFVKSRYESLLMEIFE
- a CDS encoding K+/H+ antiporter subunit F, producing MNPWFYWVLMASLVMLLAAMGCSVLRLLKGPHAQDRVLALDCMYLNGMLAMLVMGILYDSTNYFEAALLVALFGCVGSTAMAKFLLRGEVIE
- the mnhG gene encoding monovalent cation/H(+) antiporter subunit G, whose translation is MSTEVIGVDLPLWAQILVAALVFGGSLIALMGSVGLLRLKSYFERVHAPSIIATMGCWLIMHATWIYFSVSGQGFVMHSVLIAIFIAVTVPITTIFLMRAALFRSRRAGESVPPTLSNLVRNEPLDEEEAAEADEKPAAHKA
- a CDS encoding GNAT family N-acetyltransferase, which codes for MHVRSYRPGDEIALWQVFHDAVHQLAVTHYNQAQLDAWAPQRPDWMEWRQRIQALKPFVAVCADDLPMGYADLQANGYIDHFFVAPQYARQGVGRLLLAHIELAARQTGLPELTADASLNAQAFFAHFGFELQRRQIPVVRGIALSNARMRKTL
- a CDS encoding monovalent cation/H+ antiporter subunit D — its product is MSEWIERLMPHLMLAPIMLPMLTAALMLFLREERQRLKLGMNILSTTISLVIVVMLLSWTNQAGSAVTMSVYMPGNWPAPFGIALALDRLTALMLLVTYVVALAALVFSAARWHKAGVHFHPLFQLQLMGLSGAFITADLFNLFVFFEIMLAASYGLLLHGSGSTRIQAGLHYIAINLAASSLFLIGVSMLYGITGTLNMADLARAIPLVQDADRGLLHAAAGVLGTAFLIKAALWPLNFWLVPGYSAATAPVGALFALMTKVGVYVILRLWTLLFSSEAGASALFGSTWLIVGGMLTMAFGAIGMLGSQRLTHLAGFAAILSSGTLLAATGFGQNLLTAGLLYYLPGSTLAVAALFLIADVVDRWRVDDDAGEPYEDDEAPFLNAELLPTEGFNLDDEEELMIGRAFPAAAAFLGLSFMACTLLISGLPPLSGFLGKFAMLTSLLNPLGMGTSSGVKAGPLGWSMVALLIITGLMALVALTRAGIRHFWANPEQSAPSLKVAEGLPIVALLLCCVVLTVKADDVMRYTQRAANALHSPDVYVRTVLGLAPVPAPKEKKAQEAAGPEAAARAAALEMQAEPVPGIGDESEAAQDAATQTAASAQKEEGRP
- a CDS encoding monovalent cation/H+ antiporter subunit A, with the protein product MPLIYLILLPFAGSLLAALLPANARNTESTLAGVIALICAIQVGMLFPEMADGAVLRQEISWLPALGLNLVIRMDGFAWLFSMLVFGIGALVVLYARYYMSPTDPVPRFFSFFLAFMGAMAGVVLSGNIIQLVFFWELTSLFSFLLIGYWYHRKDARRGARMALTVTGTGGLAMLVGMLVLGHIVGSYDLDNVLAAGQQIRDSHLYLLALVLILLGALTKSAQFPFQFWLPNAMAAPTPVSAYLHSATMVKAGVFLLARLWPVLADTDAWFWLVGGAGAMTLLIGGYCAMFQHDLKGLLAYSTISHLGLITLLLGLNSKLAAVAAVFHIMNHATFKASLFMAAGIVDHESGTRDIRRLSGLRFMMPITATLACVASAAMAGVPLLNGFISKEMFFAETVYLDAAPWVKTVLPVVATVAGMFSVAYSLRFTFDVFFGPQANDLPHEPHEPPHWMRVPVELLVLACLIVGIFPAWAVGGFLAVAATPVVGGDLPQYSLAIWHGWNMPLIMSLVALAGGIVLYTMLRWQRTVGHFDTTPVLGRVSGRRIFENLLARITWLGRAGRRNLSTRRLQWQMLWLVCVALVAAALPLWLWGMKLGDRGTLPVSSAFVLLWAIGCLCALGTAWKAKYHRMTALIMLGGTGLCTVLTFLWFSAPDLALTQLVVEVATTVLILLGLRWLPKRDKNMRTADSADARAKARRLRDLVLSLIAGGGMAWLAFAMMSRPFYESTSTFFLENALGGGGGTNVVNVTLVDFRGFDTFGEIVVLGIVAVVIYALLRRFRPAREAMDIPEQQRYVPGDLQTDLLNPRNASDTAVGYLMVPAVLVRLLLPFATLVAAYIFVRGHNQPGGGFVAGLVFSVALLMQYIISGTHWVEAHLPLYPRRWIAAGLLFALGTGLGSVAVGYPFLTSHSFDFSLPLVGHVHFASATFFDIGVFALVVGSTMLILTAIAHQSVRGHRFHARLLEEQEQEAKKAEAEVQAATAAALARGGM
- a CDS encoding Na+/H+ antiporter subunit C translates to MEIVLAIAIGVLTGSGVWLLLRPRSYQVIMGLALLSYAVNLFIFSMGRQGLSINKVPVLQNGVPTDLSHYADPMPQALVLTAIVIGFAMTALFLVVLLASRGASGNDHVDGAHSRTEQEML
- the crcB gene encoding fluoride efflux transporter CrcB; translation: MLNIFAICIGACLGALSRWGLGLWLSAGASMPWGTLVANLIGGYLIGVFIALFQAMPQLDPVWKLAIITGFLGALTTFSSYSAEVIGLLQQQRLGAALGWACVHLVGSLFMTYMGMLSWSIGFSR
- a CDS encoding TIGR00730 family Rossman fold protein gives rise to the protein MQISSPLSDTDLANAWAELHNQAHNGKELEPQSNRLAFADPEFMFRRETRGIRMQLEMLKPDLTQIERGIEHTVVVYGSARFVDMEQARQQLAEAKASGDTQRMALAERGMRNAERYEAARAFARIVATEGMKQAPSERFYICTGGGPGIMEAANRGAHDAGAPNVGLNIYLPHEQHGNPYITPGLSFKFHYFALRKMHFMMRAKALVAFPGGFGTMDELFEVLTLVQTHKSKPVPVILFGTEFWKRVLNFDVLVEEGTISAKDLNLFRYTDDPAEAWSFIQQFYQTGWNNG